The following coding sequences are from one Danio rerio strain Tuebingen ecotype United States chromosome 21, GRCz12tu, whole genome shotgun sequence window:
- the or92a7 gene encoding odorant receptor, family H, subfamily 132, member 5 (The RefSeq protein has 2 substitutions compared to this genomic sequence), with protein MAGSNGTAEDSSFTYQQIFKLDMDLVTSTKTAVAVLTSLFFFFVNCVMFFALKSKHIFFETPRYILFGHMLMNDSVLLLVTTVMYVVALCFLPIPKSICTLLVFISHCTFRNAPLTLALMSLERYVAVCFPLRHCTIATPKRTGIGIGIIWFLSTINIITDIILALILNPNFADFIFCTLEKLFVFKWQIDKNQWFDVIYFASVALIIIFTYIMIMITARSVSSDKDSAKKALKTVMLHLIQLGLCLTSFLYVTIERTLYMMTGSDSSLFINLRYLNYIIVLILPRCLSPLIYGMRDEAVWPLFKYFFCYRSGKVKPSVNVH; from the coding sequence ATGGCAGGATCCAATGGCACAGCAGAGGACTCATCTTTCACTTATCAGCAAATCTTTAAATTAGACATGGATCTTGTCACCAGCACGAAAACTGCAGTGGCTGTGTTAACatctctgtttttcttttttgtaaactGCGTGATGTTCTTTGCTCTAAAAAGCAAGCACCTGTTCTTTGAGACCCCGCGATATATACTTTTTGGTCACATGTTAATGAACGACTCTGTGCTTTTGCTGGTCACAACTGTCATGTATGTAGTGGCTCTGTGTTTCCTTCCAATACCTAAATCCATATGTACTCTGTTAGTCTTCATATCTCACTGCACTTTCCGTAACGCTCCTCTGACTCTAGCACTGATGTCTCTGGAGCGATACGTGGCAGTCTGCTTCCCTCTGAGACACTGCACTATCGCCACGCCAAAAAGGACTGGAATCGCCATTGGAATCATCTGGTTTCTAAGTACTATCAATATTATAACAGATATTATTTTGGCTTTAATTTTAAACCCCAATTTTGCAGACTTTATATTTTGCACCTTAGaaaaattgtttgtattcaagTGGCAGATAGATAAAAATCAATGGTTTGATGTGATCTATTTTGCGTCTGTTGCATTGATCATTATATTCACATATATCATGATTATGATCACAGCCAGGTCTGTTTCCTCTGATAAAGATTCTGCTAAAAAAGCCCTGAAAACAGTGATGTTGCACTTGATTCAGCTGGGACTGTGTCTCACCTCTTTTCTATATGTCACAATAGAGAGAACACTATACATGATGACTGGAAGTGACTCTTCTCTCTTCATCAATCTgagatatttaaattatattattgttcTTATTCTGCCACGTTGTTTGAGTCCTCTGATCTACGGCATGAGAGATGAAGCCGTGTGGCCCTTGTTCAAATATTTCTTCTGCTATCGCTCAGGCAAAGTAAAGCCCTCTGTTAATGTGCATTAA
- the ppme1 gene encoding protein phosphatase methylesterase 1, whose product MEKQLHLNLLASKPPMAGLQSGSKIRMGPGRKRDFSPLPWSHYFETIEDVEVEVENDNSKDTFRIYSSGSHGPVLLLLHGGGHSALSWAVFTSVICSRITCRVVAMDLRGHGDSKVKNPDDLSAETMAKDIGKVVEALYGENPPPIMIIGHSMGGAIAVHTAAANHVPSLLGLCVIDVVEGTAMDALNSMQNFLRSRPKTFKSVENAIEWSVKSGQIRNVESARVSMVGQVKKCEEPLSSPGVSKSISEGIIEEEEEDEEGGESNHKRKKEDDQEIKKESLYTWRIELSKTEKYWEGWFKGLSSLFLSCSVPKLLLLAGIDRLDKDLTIGQMQGKFQMQVLPQCGHAVHEDAPEKVADALATFMVRHRFTELKEGFP is encoded by the exons ATGGAGAAACAGTTGCATTTGAATTTGCTAGCCTCTAAGCCCCCAATGGCAGGTTTGCAGTCGGGATCTAAAATAAGAATGGG ACCAGGAAGAAAGCGAGATTTCTCTCCCCTTCCATGGAGTCATTACTTTGAAACTATTGAGGACGTGGAGGTGGAGGtggaaaatgacaacagcaaaGAC ACATTCAGAATTTACAGCAGTGGCTCTCATGGTCCCGTCCTGCTGCTTCTGCATGGAGGAGGTCACTCTGCTCTGTCCTGGGCCGTCTTTACT TCTGTTATTTGCAGCCGGATCACCTGCAGAGTTGTAGCGATGGACCTCAGAGGACATG GTGATAGTAAAGTAAAGAACCCGGACGACCTCTCTGCTGAAACAATGGCCAA GGATATTGGAAAAGTGGTGGAGGCACTTTATGGTGAAAACCCACCTCCAATCATGATTATTGGACACAGCATGGGCGGAGCTATAGCAGTTCACACAGCTGCAGCCAATCATGTGCCATCTCTGCTTGGTCTTTGTGTTATCGATGTAGTGGAAG GCACAGCAATGGATGCCTTGAACAGCATGCAGAACTTTCTGAGAAGTCgaccaaaaacatttaaatcagtGGAGAATGCAATTGAATGGAG TGTGAAAAGTGGCCAGATCAGGAATGTTGAATCTGCACGAGTGTCTATGGTTGGACAGGTGAAAAA ATGCGAGGAGCCACTGAGTAGTCCAGGGGTTTCCAAGAGCATCAGTGAAGGCATCattgaagaagaagaggaggatgaagaagGAGGAGAATCCAACCATAAAAGGAAGAAAGAAGATGACCAAGAG ATAAAGAAGGAATCTCTGTACACCTGGCGTATTGAACTCTCAAagacagagaaatactgggagggCTGGTTTAAAGGACTGTCTTCCCTCTTTCTCAGCTGTTCTGTGCCAAAACTTCTTCTGCTGGCTG GTATTGACAGGCTTGACAAAGATCTTACCATTGGGCAAATGCAAG GGAAGTTCCAGATGCAGGTTCTGCCACAATGTGGCCATGCCGTTCATGAAGATGCCCCAGAAAAA gtAGCTGATGCTTTAGCCACTTTCATGGTTCGTCACAGGTTCACTGAATTAAAGGAAGGGTTCCCCTG A